The Desulfovibrio inopinatus DSM 10711 genome window below encodes:
- a CDS encoding PP2C family protein-serine/threonine phosphatase, producing the protein MSNSIKKHEDIKVLVVDDSVSMLHVLEMILGRQYTVRAAADGDEGVEVYEAFAPDIIVLDMHMPKKSGLEVIAEIRDTYEDKEVIIIVLTADDAQGFKARALNAGANDFLAKPFDKEELIARVGVAARQVLLNRELRLAYEQIAGELDLVASLQRKLLPVDRPNVEGLRIESMYRPSGLASGDYYDFFCVRDNVVRFVVADVSGHGARAAFLMAVVNSLFRVTMSCAFSLEETFRLINEHLLRTIRYESDFISIFAADIDCADNSMTYINAGHCPALLSMENTVTPLQTTCPVLGFFELDFGVSRLELSPGSDIFLFTDGWYEWRNEDGTIYGLDAFMELASNMMTEGTFSLDGLMAALPSGESEPLFRDDVTALRLTLEAV; encoded by the coding sequence ATGAGCAACTCCATCAAAAAGCACGAGGACATCAAGGTTTTGGTCGTGGATGATTCCGTTTCCATGCTCCATGTCCTTGAAATGATTTTGGGTCGACAATACACCGTCAGAGCCGCTGCCGATGGTGATGAAGGTGTTGAGGTTTACGAGGCGTTCGCTCCCGATATCATCGTGCTGGATATGCACATGCCCAAAAAAAGCGGGTTGGAGGTTATTGCCGAAATTCGGGATACCTATGAGGATAAAGAAGTCATCATCATTGTTTTGACTGCAGATGATGCACAAGGCTTTAAAGCTCGGGCACTCAATGCCGGTGCCAACGATTTTCTTGCGAAACCGTTCGACAAGGAAGAACTCATTGCCAGAGTCGGCGTTGCTGCCAGACAGGTTCTGCTTAACCGCGAATTGCGCCTTGCGTATGAACAAATTGCCGGCGAGCTTGATCTTGTAGCCTCATTGCAGCGCAAGCTGTTGCCTGTGGACAGACCAAACGTAGAAGGTCTCCGTATTGAGTCCATGTATCGCCCTTCAGGATTGGCGAGCGGTGACTATTATGATTTCTTCTGTGTGCGTGATAATGTTGTTCGCTTCGTTGTCGCAGATGTGTCCGGACATGGAGCACGAGCCGCTTTTCTTATGGCCGTCGTCAATTCTCTCTTTCGTGTAACCATGAGCTGTGCGTTCAGCCTGGAAGAAACCTTCCGGTTAATCAATGAGCATCTTTTGCGAACGATACGGTATGAATCGGATTTCATTAGCATATTTGCTGCCGATATTGATTGCGCTGATAATTCTATGACCTATATCAATGCCGGGCATTGCCCGGCATTGTTGTCGATGGAGAATACGGTCACGCCGTTGCAAACAACCTGTCCCGTTCTTGGTTTTTTTGAGCTGGATTTCGGCGTGTCACGCCTTGAGCTTTCTCCCGGATCAGACATCTTTCTATTTACGGACGGCTGGTACGAGTGGAGGAATGAAGACGGGACAATTTACGGACTCGACGCTTTCATGGAGTTGGCTTCAAACATGATGACCGAAGGAACATTCAGCCTCGATGGACTCATGGCTGCATTGCCCTCCGGAGAATCAGAACCCCTATTTCGGGACGATGTGACCGCATTGAGGCTGACGTTGGAGGCGGTGTGA
- a CDS encoding ATP-binding protein, translating into MNSFILKTRSHPAESRQMARNIVERLSVDLNDSDVLHDLDIILTEACANVARHAYGGRAGDLEVRVYVDKPRQIEMEVIDWGKGFGENVTFTNASPESECGRGLYLISRLSDFCEIRVVGEKNIMYIRKKVGKMSWKN; encoded by the coding sequence GTGAATTCCTTTATTCTCAAAACTCGTTCCCACCCAGCGGAAAGCCGTCAAATGGCCCGCAATATTGTGGAACGACTTTCTGTTGATCTGAATGACTCCGATGTACTGCATGATCTCGACATCATTTTGACAGAAGCCTGTGCTAACGTCGCCCGCCATGCGTACGGCGGACGAGCCGGTGACCTTGAAGTTCGTGTTTATGTCGATAAGCCCCGACAGATAGAAATGGAAGTTATCGACTGGGGTAAGGGGTTCGGAGAAAACGTTACATTCACCAATGCCAGTCCAGAATCAGAATGTGGGCGGGGGTTGTATCTTATCTCCAGACTTTCCGATTTCTGTGAGATTCGCGTGGTTGGAGAAAAGAATATTATGTACATTCGCAAAAAAGTTGGGAAAATGTCGTGGAAAAACTAA
- a CDS encoding STAS domain-containing protein, producing MEKLNVCNKNGAAIIDYEGEITIEITPEIKQVISEVIENNDVSAVVLDLSRVSFMDSSGIGFLVSCNTRLQNAGKELFLYRPSSQVCKTLELVQLLNFFEVAEDEDELTALLPE from the coding sequence GTGGAAAAACTAAACGTCTGCAACAAAAACGGCGCTGCAATTATCGATTATGAAGGGGAGATTACAATCGAAATCACCCCGGAAATCAAACAAGTCATCTCTGAAGTCATTGAAAACAATGATGTTTCTGCCGTTGTGCTTGATCTTTCTCGTGTCTCATTTATGGACAGTTCCGGCATTGGCTTCCTCGTCTCCTGTAATACGCGTTTGCAAAATGCAGGAAAGGAGCTTTTTTTATATCGCCCCAGTAGCCAGGTCTGCAAAACGTTGGAATTGGTGCAGCTTCTTAACTTTTTTGAAGTTGCTGAAGACGAAGACGAACTGACAGCACTGTTGCCGGAATAG
- a CDS encoding CgeB family protein yields the protein MFIGQRTISPVLRDGRLIDIRVEHDGKTRHLFGRNGATQERALAEEATHQPGLTVFLGSGLGQAIDSFITTTGRPVVVVDCETDILTCTGLKDRSNFSAVIWLHPSANDITAVAAQISDIAAELGYEAIHCVALPAYFRINPDFYKALYTVLNQPELNVASHGSTEHHRSIEHLRSSVQHVRVRHWPPRVLLLTSKLFLMGEVMAAFDRLHVPYRYVDLADVTDAETFVSLLLSHIETFQPDFILTVNHLGVDREGVLAELLRRLDLPLASWFVDNPELMLAMYTDPVIPNCAVFTWDADNVESLRLLGFPLVEYLPLAVDERRFHPRRQLPSHHPWRTPISFVGNSMVLKTRKRLETANPDPELASLAPDLARSFCHHGATSVRLFLEHEHPRAAALCDALDSAERRLAFETYIAWEATRLYRRECLECIMPFNPLLIGDPGWLETFSGEGLVWRWHKEVSYYDDLPLLYPLSAINFNATSMQMKGAVNQRVFDVPACKSFLITDRRRQLESLFEPGREVVVYDSPQEIHDLVRHFRDRPTERQRVAEAGHRRVVAEHTYVKRLSTLLEAMRAGFGL from the coding sequence TTGTTTATCGGGCAACGAACGATTTCGCCTGTACTCCGTGATGGGCGCCTCATTGATATTCGTGTTGAGCACGACGGTAAAACTCGTCATTTGTTTGGCCGAAACGGAGCAACACAAGAACGCGCTCTGGCTGAAGAAGCGACTCACCAGCCCGGTCTCACGGTTTTTTTGGGAAGTGGACTGGGACAAGCGATTGATTCATTTATAACAACCACAGGTCGGCCTGTGGTTGTTGTGGATTGTGAAACAGATATCCTCACATGCACAGGACTTAAAGACCGGAGTAATTTTTCCGCTGTTATCTGGTTACATCCAAGTGCAAACGATATTACTGCGGTCGCTGCTCAAATCTCGGACATTGCAGCAGAACTCGGTTACGAAGCCATCCATTGTGTTGCCCTGCCAGCCTATTTTCGGATAAACCCGGACTTTTACAAAGCACTATATACGGTTTTGAATCAACCCGAGTTGAATGTCGCATCGCATGGTTCAACTGAACATCATAGAAGCATAGAACATCTACGTTCGTCCGTGCAACATGTTCGGGTAAGACATTGGCCACCGCGTGTGCTATTATTGACGTCCAAGCTTTTTCTCATGGGTGAGGTCATGGCGGCCTTTGACCGGCTTCATGTACCGTATCGCTATGTCGATCTCGCCGACGTCACCGATGCCGAAACTTTTGTCTCCCTGTTATTGTCTCATATTGAGACCTTCCAACCGGATTTCATTCTGACGGTCAATCATCTTGGCGTAGACCGGGAAGGGGTTCTTGCCGAGCTATTAAGACGCCTGGACCTCCCGTTGGCCAGTTGGTTCGTGGATAATCCCGAGCTGATGCTTGCCATGTATACGGATCCGGTCATACCAAATTGTGCCGTTTTTACGTGGGACGCCGACAATGTGGAGAGTCTGCGCCTACTCGGATTTCCGCTTGTCGAATATCTTCCTTTGGCTGTCGATGAACGGCGATTTCATCCACGACGACAGCTTCCTTCGCACCACCCATGGCGGACACCGATTTCATTTGTAGGCAACTCCATGGTGCTGAAAACGCGCAAACGTCTGGAGACTGCGAATCCTGATCCTGAACTCGCGTCTCTTGCTCCAGACTTAGCCCGTTCGTTTTGCCATCATGGAGCAACCTCGGTCCGTCTCTTTCTTGAACATGAACATCCTCGCGCGGCGGCGCTCTGCGATGCGCTTGATTCTGCCGAACGCCGGCTTGCGTTTGAAACCTATATCGCATGGGAAGCGACACGATTATATCGTCGTGAATGTCTTGAATGTATTATGCCATTCAATCCCCTGTTGATTGGTGATCCCGGCTGGCTTGAAACGTTCAGTGGAGAAGGGCTGGTGTGGCGTTGGCATAAAGAAGTTTCCTACTACGATGATTTGCCGCTTCTTTATCCGCTTTCAGCCATCAATTTCAACGCGACGAGCATGCAAATGAAAGGTGCCGTTAATCAACGCGTGTTTGATGTGCCGGCATGTAAATCATTTTTAATAACGGACCGCCGACGACAACTCGAGTCCCTTTTCGAGCCAGGACGCGAAGTCGTTGTATATGATTCTCCGCAGGAAATTCATGATTTGGTTCGCCACTTTCGCGACCGACCAACGGAACGACAGCGCGTAGCCGAAGCCGGGCATCGTCGTGTTGTAGCTGAACATACCTATGTAAAGCGATTGAGTACACTTTTGGAGGCCATGCGAGCAGGGTTTGGATTATGA
- a CDS encoding glycosyltransferase, whose translation MTSFFDNSQIPESFVVALLAGASTAQPVRVAAEAAQQAGLTSLANACLELAVCQDPFDKNVAAQLLQAANHGGSISPVARDIATLSMNRPDAPSDRYLDRLIEKRDFSKILSYLETQLKRSSPDAVLERLRQFLLFAVGEHAFERAATVLEHHVPEPFAPWRDLVMAEMAILDAQWEHAVQYALAAWERWPTPRSGLLLAQAYLGGEERTGALDVLWRQARTYPWHTETVLRLFELETKRDTLCTHIDGSIHVALYTYNKATDLESCLRYLSRSDWSWVNGQVFITILDNASSDDTPEVVSAFSQHMADHPSLSVKTIRLPINIGAPAARNWLLSLEETKNAAWCAFLDDDALVPKDWLGRFGTAIAAYPDAGVYGCLIRDHVRQGHVQSADVFLLPEHDVTDGGRRFHISTVHLQNLDLGVRAFIRPCATVTGCCHLFKTDILLDIGNFDIRYSPSQYDDLDHDIRILLSEKTPVYQGHLAVSHLKSTGRAGAQGGAAYAMGFANQVKLHNNYTPDDFNKAINFAFQAARNDLAQKCRVLGLEYPSEDTE comes from the coding sequence ATGACGTCATTTTTCGACAATTCCCAGATTCCCGAATCGTTCGTTGTTGCCCTTCTTGCCGGAGCGTCAACCGCACAGCCTGTCCGGGTGGCGGCGGAGGCAGCACAACAAGCCGGTCTGACATCCTTGGCGAATGCATGTCTGGAACTTGCCGTATGTCAGGATCCCTTTGACAAAAACGTTGCCGCGCAATTGCTTCAGGCTGCAAACCATGGGGGAAGTATCTCGCCCGTTGCACGGGATATAGCCACCCTCTCGATGAACCGGCCCGACGCGCCTTCTGATCGATACCTTGATCGTTTAATTGAAAAACGAGATTTTTCCAAAATCCTTTCGTATCTTGAAACACAGCTCAAAAGAAGTTCACCCGATGCTGTGTTGGAACGCTTGCGTCAATTCTTACTTTTTGCCGTAGGAGAACATGCCTTTGAGCGTGCTGCCACCGTATTGGAGCACCATGTTCCCGAGCCTTTTGCTCCGTGGCGTGACCTCGTCATGGCTGAAATGGCAATCCTTGATGCCCAATGGGAACACGCAGTCCAATACGCTTTGGCTGCATGGGAACGCTGGCCAACGCCACGAAGCGGTCTTCTTTTAGCGCAAGCATACCTTGGAGGAGAGGAACGGACTGGCGCTCTTGACGTCTTGTGGCGCCAGGCTCGAACATATCCATGGCATACCGAGACCGTATTGCGACTCTTCGAACTGGAAACAAAGCGAGATACGCTCTGTACCCATATCGACGGAAGTATCCACGTTGCATTGTACACGTATAACAAAGCAACCGATCTTGAGTCTTGCCTTCGATATCTTTCCCGATCGGACTGGTCGTGGGTTAATGGGCAGGTCTTCATAACCATTTTGGATAATGCGAGTAGTGACGACACCCCGGAAGTTGTATCGGCATTTTCTCAACATATGGCCGACCATCCTTCCCTCAGTGTCAAAACAATTCGCCTCCCGATCAATATCGGTGCCCCAGCTGCCCGAAATTGGCTTCTATCTCTTGAAGAGACGAAGAACGCTGCATGGTGCGCATTTCTTGATGACGATGCCCTCGTGCCGAAGGATTGGCTTGGTCGTTTTGGAACTGCCATTGCCGCGTACCCCGACGCTGGCGTTTATGGATGTCTTATCCGTGATCATGTGCGCCAAGGACATGTTCAAAGTGCTGATGTCTTTCTTCTCCCGGAGCATGACGTTACAGATGGAGGCCGACGGTTCCACATCTCAACGGTCCACCTTCAGAATCTCGATCTTGGTGTGCGTGCATTTATCCGGCCGTGTGCAACCGTGACAGGTTGTTGTCATCTGTTCAAGACTGATATTCTTTTAGATATCGGGAATTTTGACATTCGGTATTCACCATCTCAGTATGACGACCTCGACCACGACATTCGGATACTCCTTTCAGAGAAGACGCCTGTGTATCAAGGGCATCTCGCCGTATCGCATCTCAAGTCGACGGGCCGTGCCGGTGCTCAAGGAGGAGCAGCCTATGCTATGGGGTTTGCCAACCAGGTCAAACTGCATAACAACTATACACCAGATGATTTCAACAAAGCGATAAATTTTGCATTTCAAGCAGCCCGCAACGATCTTGCGCAGAAGTGCCGTGTACTTGGTCTGGAGTATCCGTCAGAGGATACGGAGTAG
- a CDS encoding glycosyltransferase family 9 protein — protein MSMPHRPILVLQMLRMGDLVLSFPLFLWLSRMYPDHPIWVVAEPTFYKGLMPLSPHVTYFPWTATDQLKQHHYHLIVNLSHRIEAAKLCGMLEADEKIGPLEEKGGVHRIRGDWQLYRASIVQNNRHNRYHYADLNALDIIPQRIIAATRWSRPQRQVPSNRRFRVGVFIGASQPEKRPDIQFSASFIDALDKRGIHTVLFGGPGEKELGLSIQKATSARLVNMCGRLTLAELFKVGMEMDLFVTPDTGPMHVAAWAGIPVFNLSMGPVNPWETGPYQPGHYVLRAAVSCLGCWSCSVDGAFCRPHFQPEITASLIRRLLATDRHSIRFRSPGLKLFCSTRDTSGLYDLSPVGLPEDEASLRERIAQFWKAWFAEIFQVTTPVSSHVIFCDLAETHPRLMPVWRRQLLHLGALIRNGVATNASPPHNAFWKEFIPILRPLSGYIQLILENNDYSKDAWRKTLHLYAQLADVVHV, from the coding sequence ATGAGTATGCCGCATCGCCCAATACTTGTTCTTCAAATGCTGCGTATGGGGGATTTGGTTTTATCATTTCCATTGTTTCTTTGGCTGTCCAGAATGTATCCCGATCACCCCATCTGGGTGGTGGCAGAGCCAACGTTTTATAAGGGGCTCATGCCGCTCAGTCCACACGTCACCTATTTTCCGTGGACCGCAACGGACCAACTCAAACAGCATCACTATCATCTCATTGTCAATTTAAGTCACCGTATAGAAGCCGCCAAACTATGCGGTATGTTGGAAGCTGATGAAAAAATAGGGCCTTTGGAAGAGAAAGGCGGTGTCCACCGTATCCGTGGAGATTGGCAATTGTATCGGGCATCGATTGTCCAAAATAATCGGCATAATCGGTATCATTATGCCGATCTCAATGCATTGGACATCATTCCCCAGCGCATCATCGCCGCAACACGTTGGAGTCGACCACAACGTCAGGTTCCATCAAACCGTCGTTTTCGTGTGGGGGTATTCATCGGAGCGAGCCAGCCGGAAAAACGACCTGATATTCAATTCAGTGCTTCATTTATTGATGCACTGGATAAACGTGGCATTCATACGGTATTGTTTGGTGGACCAGGAGAAAAAGAACTGGGGCTCTCCATTCAAAAGGCGACTTCGGCCCGATTGGTTAATATGTGCGGCCGGTTGACTCTGGCAGAGTTGTTCAAAGTCGGTATGGAAATGGATCTCTTTGTCACACCGGACACTGGCCCCATGCATGTGGCAGCATGGGCAGGCATTCCCGTCTTCAATCTTTCCATGGGGCCGGTAAATCCTTGGGAAACTGGTCCATATCAACCCGGACATTACGTACTTCGCGCTGCTGTAAGTTGCCTGGGGTGTTGGTCTTGCTCGGTTGACGGTGCATTTTGCCGTCCACACTTTCAACCTGAAATTACGGCGAGCCTCATTCGGCGATTACTCGCAACAGACCGACATTCAATACGTTTCCGCAGCCCGGGATTGAAATTGTTTTGTTCCACACGAGATACATCAGGGCTGTATGACTTGTCTCCTGTTGGGTTACCAGAAGACGAAGCAAGTTTACGTGAAAGGATTGCCCAATTTTGGAAAGCGTGGTTTGCGGAAATATTTCAGGTAACAACTCCCGTGTCATCCCATGTAATTTTTTGCGATTTGGCAGAGACGCATCCTCGCCTTATGCCTGTTTGGCGCCGTCAATTGCTCCATCTTGGCGCTCTTATTCGAAACGGTGTCGCGACAAACGCATCCCCCCCCCACAACGCATTTTGGAAAGAGTTCATTCCTATTCTCCGGCCATTGAGCGGGTATATTCAATTGATATTGGAAAATAATGATTACTCAAAGGATGCGTGGAGAAAGACACTGCATCTCTATGCGCAGTTAGCGGACGTGGTGCATGTGTGA
- a CDS encoding tetratricopeptide repeat protein, translating into MSGEQDTPPLRKPLRGVFSTQASVYLGRGPSRQQAQDYLFFLIEEQDDGRLLAQRLNRNFIPTGRKREIARNTLLRDYIPEPSIYLNKVVPIMRTLERTVNKGDLHRQRGELFSAEFEYKNALRLDEEHVRATFGLGLTYLDRGENHNAEIIFKKIVRLNAPFEAEHKHLFNEFGIKLRKNRMYTEALHYYARAYKLCKSDENLLYNMARTFYELGKIRSAKHFLKKSLQINPAMKEARQFYNALENMKTNSPLDDVLMS; encoded by the coding sequence ATGTCAGGCGAACAGGATACACCTCCTCTCAGAAAACCGCTTCGTGGCGTGTTTTCGACACAAGCTTCTGTCTATTTGGGACGCGGCCCATCCAGACAACAAGCTCAAGACTACCTGTTTTTTTTAATTGAAGAGCAAGATGATGGGCGTCTTCTTGCGCAACGACTCAACAGGAATTTTATTCCGACAGGTCGAAAACGGGAAATAGCACGTAATACTCTTTTACGTGACTATATTCCTGAGCCATCCATTTATCTCAATAAAGTCGTTCCCATCATGCGGACGCTTGAGCGTACCGTCAATAAAGGGGACTTACACCGGCAACGTGGAGAACTTTTTTCGGCAGAATTTGAATACAAAAATGCATTGAGACTTGATGAAGAGCATGTCAGGGCAACGTTTGGCTTAGGGCTTACATATCTCGACAGAGGGGAAAATCATAATGCCGAAATTATTTTCAAAAAAATTGTACGATTAAATGCACCGTTTGAAGCTGAACATAAACATCTTTTTAACGAGTTCGGTATAAAGCTAAGAAAAAACCGCATGTATACTGAAGCGTTACACTATTATGCCCGTGCGTATAAGCTCTGCAAGAGCGATGAAAATCTTCTCTACAATATGGCAAGGACTTTTTATGAGCTTGGGAAAATTCGTAGTGCAAAGCATTTTTTGAAGAAGAGCCTTCAAATAAATCCAGCTATGAAAGAAGCACGTCAATTTTATAATGCCTTAGAAAATATGAAAACGAACTCCCCACTTGACGATGTGCTCATGTCATGA